A genomic window from Armatimonadota bacterium includes:
- a CDS encoding NUDIX hydrolase, with the protein MRRAVELGANTFAFPRGAARPDEVCIVFRRPGGDVLVMRKTFYPSGVYRLPTGGIRPGEAVLHALHREAWEETGWTVAPAQTVPIAVVTYRGGPALACRSFVFLIEGVDGAPRPQDPHEQVADFRWVPSGTLVALAGALEALGPEQAPDLESTWRDWGRFRAVVHRLVEELLRKNS; encoded by the coding sequence GTGCGGCGCGCGGTCGAGCTGGGCGCGAACACCTTCGCCTTTCCTCGCGGCGCGGCCCGGCCCGACGAGGTCTGCATTGTCTTCCGTCGGCCGGGGGGCGACGTCCTCGTCATGCGCAAGACGTTCTACCCGTCAGGCGTGTACCGGCTGCCCACCGGGGGTATCCGGCCGGGCGAAGCGGTGCTGCACGCCCTGCACCGGGAGGCGTGGGAAGAGACCGGCTGGACGGTGGCGCCGGCGCAGACCGTTCCGATCGCCGTGGTGACCTACCGCGGCGGCCCCGCTCTGGCCTGCCGGTCGTTCGTCTTCCTGATCGAGGGGGTGGACGGCGCGCCCCGACCGCAGGATCCGCACGAGCAGGTGGCCGACTTCCGCTGGGTGCCCTCGGGGACGCTGGTCGCGCTGGCCGGCGCGCTCGAGGCGCTGGGGCCGGAGCAGGCCCCCGACCTTGAGAGCACCTGGCGGGATTGGGGGCGGTTCCGGGCGGTCGTCCACCGCCTCGTGGAAGAGCTGCTGCGCAAGAACTCCTGA
- a CDS encoding GntR family transcriptional regulator → MPIARQIAGQLQALIRAGHLAPGDRLPPVRVLAGFLRVNRNTVAKVYAALEREGWVVTAPGRGTYVPPTPPSDGAAELVPLADRLLAEAAARGLSETAVADLVASRAAARWEQAGPRVGFVECNPSDLAYFSRQLSARLGYPLEAVLLSDLRGAAERLDIVATTLFHVEEVQAALPRHEVVGLMAAPDFHTLDEVGHLPPGSRIALVCATQEGVQSKARSIRAVGISRARILTATLQHAARLRQVLRAADVVLASPKVLERIAAQIPSRARVIPFASVLGEGAVALLAERIRAWRGRPPQRTAGARRDDARRGSRS, encoded by the coding sequence TTGCCCATCGCCCGCCAGATTGCCGGTCAGCTGCAGGCGCTCATCCGGGCCGGGCACCTCGCGCCCGGGGATCGCCTGCCGCCGGTGCGCGTCCTGGCCGGCTTTCTCCGGGTCAACCGCAACACCGTGGCCAAGGTGTACGCCGCGCTGGAACGGGAGGGATGGGTGGTGACGGCCCCGGGACGGGGCACGTACGTGCCCCCGACCCCTCCCTCCGACGGCGCCGCCGAGCTCGTGCCGCTGGCCGATCGTCTCCTGGCGGAGGCCGCCGCGCGGGGCCTCTCCGAGACGGCGGTGGCCGACCTCGTGGCTTCGCGTGCCGCCGCCCGGTGGGAGCAGGCCGGACCCCGGGTGGGGTTCGTGGAGTGCAATCCGTCGGACCTGGCGTATTTCTCGCGGCAGTTGAGCGCCAGGCTGGGCTATCCGCTGGAGGCGGTCCTCCTGTCCGACCTCCGCGGCGCCGCGGAGCGTCTTGACATCGTGGCCACGACCCTGTTTCACGTCGAGGAGGTCCAGGCCGCCCTGCCCCGCCACGAGGTCGTCGGGCTGATGGCGGCGCCGGACTTCCACACGCTGGACGAGGTCGGCCACCTGCCCCCCGGCAGCCGGATCGCGCTGGTCTGCGCCACCCAGGAAGGAGTGCAGAGCAAGGCCCGCTCGATCCGCGCCGTGGGGATTTCCCGCGCCCGCATCCTGACGGCGACGCTTCAGCACGCCGCCCGGCTGCGCCAGGTGCTTCGGGCGGCCGACGTCGTCCTGGCCTCGCCCAAGGTGCTCGAGCGCATCGCCGCGCAGATTCCCTCCCGGGCGCGGGTGATCCCCTTCGCCAGCGTGCTGGGCGAGGGCGCCGTGGCGCTGCTGGCGGAACGGATCCGGGCCTGGCGCGGGCGCCCGCCGCAGCGGACCGCCGGGGCGCGACGAGACGACGCCCGCCGGGGATCCCGATCGTGA
- a CDS encoding HAD family hydrolase, which yields MIRGVIFDLGGTLVYSAEFEAANAQALTRWLRARGYTVPDEFAPAVMEERRARWAARRGTEEVTAHEALQAVLERYGLPADAAFVADAERAFFGPELEGMRPRPGATALLARLAGAGLALGLISNASSHYLIVACCRRLLFEPYLDPIVVSAAVGWRKPDPRLFRIVLRHWNLEASQVVMVGDSLEADIAGAQAVGMRSILVTPEPDGRPSAPPDPAAVADVRPDAVAADLRQVEAIIDRWREEP from the coding sequence ATGATCCGCGGGGTCATCTTCGATCTCGGCGGGACGCTCGTCTACTCCGCAGAGTTCGAGGCCGCCAACGCGCAGGCCCTGACGCGCTGGCTGCGCGCGCGCGGGTACACCGTCCCGGACGAGTTCGCCCCCGCCGTGATGGAAGAACGGAGGGCGCGGTGGGCGGCCCGCCGCGGGACCGAGGAAGTCACGGCGCACGAGGCGCTCCAGGCCGTGCTGGAGCGGTACGGCCTGCCGGCGGATGCGGCGTTCGTGGCGGACGCCGAGCGGGCGTTCTTCGGGCCGGAGCTGGAAGGGATGCGCCCCCGGCCCGGGGCGACGGCCTTGCTGGCCCGACTGGCGGGAGCGGGGCTCGCGCTCGGACTCATCTCCAACGCCTCGTCTCACTATCTGATCGTCGCGTGCTGTCGCCGGCTGCTGTTCGAGCCCTACCTGGACCCGATCGTGGTCTCGGCCGCGGTGGGGTGGCGTAAGCCCGATCCCCGGCTCTTCCGCATCGTTCTGCGGCACTGGAACCTGGAAGCGTCACAGGTGGTCATGGTGGGCGACTCGCTTGAGGCGGACATCGCCGGCGCGCAGGCGGTCGGCATGCGGTCCATCCTGGTCACCCCGGAACCCGATGGCCGGCCGTCCGCCCCGCCGGACCCCGCCGCCGTCGCCGACGTCCGCCCCGACGCCGTCGCCGCGGATCTCCGCCAGGTGGAAGCGATCATCGACCGCTGGAGGGAAGAGCCGTGA
- a CDS encoding MBL fold metallo-hydrolase has translation MMVTLWGTRGSLPSAGPETVRYGGNTSCVEVRGEDGTLIVLDAGTGIRRLSAAVDPDDRRIHILLTHLHMDHLQGLGFFEPLYRPDVEVHLWGPPSTTHDLRTRLLKYLSPPLFPVRLRDLPCRLFLHDVPMRDFPLESLRVHCALVCHPGPTVGYRLTEDGAALVYIPDHEPALGARRFPLAPEWTSGYDLARDADLLIHDAQFTDAEYARKVGWGHSALRHTVAFASLARVRRLVTFHHDPGHSDDLLDALAGEARRAGPLPFEFIPGQEGMIFQVPSRA, from the coding sequence ATGATGGTGACCCTGTGGGGCACCCGGGGCTCGCTGCCCAGCGCCGGCCCCGAGACGGTGCGCTACGGAGGAAACACCTCCTGCGTCGAGGTGCGGGGCGAGGACGGCACCCTCATCGTGCTGGACGCCGGAACCGGAATCCGCCGGTTGAGCGCGGCGGTGGACCCGGACGACCGGCGCATCCACATCCTCCTCACGCACCTGCACATGGATCACCTCCAGGGGTTGGGGTTCTTCGAGCCCCTGTACCGCCCCGACGTCGAGGTGCACCTCTGGGGACCGCCGTCCACCACGCACGACCTGCGCACGCGTCTCCTCAAGTACCTCTCCCCGCCGCTGTTCCCGGTGCGTCTGCGCGATCTGCCCTGCCGCCTGTTCCTGCACGATGTCCCCATGCGGGACTTCCCGCTGGAATCGTTGCGCGTCCACTGCGCGCTGGTCTGTCACCCCGGCCCGACGGTGGGCTACCGCCTCACCGAGGACGGAGCCGCCCTGGTCTACATCCCCGATCACGAGCCGGCCCTCGGCGCCAGGCGCTTCCCGCTCGCCCCGGAGTGGACGTCGGGCTACGACCTGGCCAGAGACGCCGACCTGCTCATCCACGACGCGCAGTTTACCGACGCGGAGTACGCCAGGAAGGTGGGCTGGGGACACAGCGCCCTCCGTCACACGGTGGCCTTCGCCTCCCTCGCCCGGGTACGACGTCTGGTGACGTTCCACCACGACCCCGGCCACAGCGACGACCTGCTGGACGCCCTCGCCGGGGAGGCGCGCCGGGCCGGGCCGCTGCCCTTCGAGTTCATCCCGGGCCAGGAAGGGATGATTTTCCAGGTGCCCTCGCGCGCGTGA
- the dapF gene encoding diaminopimelate epimerase: protein MRRNGFVKSHALGNDYIVVEPDALSFPLTPAAIRLLCDRHRGVGSDGILARVPSSVADFGVRIFNPDGSEAEKSGNGLRIFARYLHDHGLTAGPAFTVETAGGLVHVTLHQVGGRVERITVDMGAATFRSERIPVAGPPREVVDEPLEVDGQRLQITAVSVGNPHCVVFVPDLAAVALHRLGPRLETHPLFPARTNVQFAQVHSRRRIAAVIWERGAGETMASGSSACAVACAAVRKGLADREVAIVMPGGELAITVGEDWTVRMSGPAVEVYTGVLSPAFLEAVEAAR from the coding sequence ATGCGGCGCAACGGCTTCGTGAAATCCCACGCCCTGGGGAACGACTACATCGTCGTCGAGCCGGACGCCCTGTCGTTCCCGCTGACCCCCGCGGCGATCCGCCTGCTCTGCGACCGTCATCGCGGAGTGGGCTCCGACGGCATCCTCGCCCGCGTGCCCTCGTCCGTCGCCGACTTCGGGGTGCGCATCTTCAACCCGGACGGCAGCGAGGCGGAGAAGAGCGGCAACGGCCTGCGCATCTTCGCGCGCTACCTGCACGATCACGGGTTGACCGCCGGTCCGGCGTTCACGGTGGAGACGGCCGGCGGCCTCGTCCACGTCACGCTGCACCAGGTCGGCGGGCGCGTGGAGCGGATCACCGTGGACATGGGCGCCGCGACCTTCCGCAGCGAGCGCATCCCCGTGGCCGGCCCGCCGCGCGAGGTCGTGGATGAACCCCTGGAGGTCGACGGCCAGCGCCTGCAGATCACCGCGGTGTCGGTGGGCAACCCGCACTGCGTGGTGTTCGTCCCCGACCTGGCCGCCGTCGCCCTGCACCGGCTCGGCCCGCGCCTGGAGACGCACCCGCTCTTCCCCGCCCGCACGAATGTCCAGTTTGCGCAGGTCCACTCGCGCCGGCGGATCGCGGCCGTGATCTGGGAGCGCGGCGCCGGCGAGACGATGGCCTCGGGCAGCAGCGCCTGCGCCGTGGCCTGCGCCGCGGTGCGCAAAGGACTGGCCGACCGCGAGGTGGCGATCGTCATGCCGGGCGGCGAGCTGGCGATCACGGTGGGCGAGGACTGGACGGTGCGGATGTCGGGTCCGGCGGTGGAGGTCTACACCGGCGTGCTCAGCCCGGCTTTCCTCGAGGCGGTGGAGGCGGCGCGATGA
- a CDS encoding DNA alkylation repair protein codes for MITAAATDERNYVRKAVNWALRNIGKRNRALNRRAIAVAKEIGKRDSRAAAGSPPTRCAN; via the coding sequence ATGATCACAGCCGCGGCGACCGACGAGCGGAACTACGTGCGGAAGGCCGTGAACTGGGCGCTGCGCAACATCGGCAAGCGAAATCGTGCGCTGAACCGGCGGGCGATCGCCGTGGCGAAGGAGATCGGGAAGAGGGACTCCAGGGCGGCCGCTGGATCGCCGCCGACGCGCTGCGCGAACTGA
- a CDS encoding nucleotide pyrophosphohydrolase, which yields MDRTTTVGGLKDLVRRFVRQRAWEQFHTPKNLAMGIAVEAAELMEVFQWVDGASSGDLLRRPQVRRAAQEELADVVIYCLAFANRAGLDIAGAVRFKLSQNRRKYPVRTSRGKAQP from the coding sequence ATGGATAGAACGACGACGGTCGGTGGCCTGAAAGACCTGGTCCGACGGTTCGTCCGGCAGCGCGCGTGGGAGCAATTTCATACCCCGAAGAACCTGGCCATGGGGATCGCGGTGGAGGCGGCCGAGCTCATGGAGGTCTTCCAGTGGGTTGACGGCGCGTCCAGCGGCGACCTCCTGCGCCGTCCGCAGGTGCGGCGGGCGGCGCAGGAGGAGCTGGCCGACGTGGTGATCTACTGCCTGGCGTTCGCCAACCGCGCGGGGCTTGACATCGCCGGCGCGGTCCGATTCAAACTGTCCCAGAACCGCCGAAAGTATCCCGTCCGGACCTCCCGCGGCAAGGCTCAGCCGTAA
- a CDS encoding alkaline phosphatase family protein, with product MRKILYVILDGLGDRPSPALGGQTPLEAAPTPHLDRLAAEGRQGTVITVGKGVAPESDVAVMAILGYDPLRYHAGRGPLEALGSGLPFKDGDLALRGNFATLGEGWTIVDRRVGRNLTSEEARALAEAVNSELRLRQGPADVTVRATIGHRCAVVFYPREGRLSAKISNTDPAYARMEGLGVAVVNPGREVMECTPLDDSPEAWISAELVNEFTRKSREIMDGHPVNQRRRAEGKPPGNVILVRDAGDHLPRVPSIKDRFGVEIGCFVEMPVERGIARLLGMSIIEVPPSARDRESAYRTWAHRAAEEIRRHGGLYLHLKGPDEPGHDGDCAAKRDVIALIDRAFFGELLPRIDRREVILAVTADHATPCALRGHSADPVPLLIAGPGVQPDATTAFGEREAAKGDLGLLFGVDIMPLLATLARD from the coding sequence ATGAGGAAGATCCTCTACGTCATCCTGGACGGCCTGGGCGATCGTCCGTCCCCGGCGCTGGGCGGGCAGACCCCCCTGGAGGCGGCGCCGACGCCCCACCTCGACCGCCTGGCCGCCGAAGGGCGGCAGGGCACGGTGATCACCGTCGGCAAGGGCGTGGCGCCCGAATCCGATGTGGCGGTGATGGCCATCCTCGGCTACGACCCGCTGCGCTACCACGCCGGCCGGGGGCCGCTGGAAGCCCTCGGCAGCGGCCTACCCTTCAAGGACGGGGACCTCGCTCTGCGCGGGAACTTCGCCACGCTGGGCGAGGGCTGGACGATCGTGGATCGCCGGGTCGGCCGCAACCTGACCTCGGAGGAAGCGCGGGCCCTGGCCGAGGCCGTGAACAGCGAGCTCAGACTGCGGCAGGGACCGGCGGACGTCACCGTACGGGCCACGATCGGGCACCGCTGCGCCGTCGTCTTCTACCCGCGCGAGGGGCGGCTCTCCGCCAAAATCTCCAACACCGACCCGGCCTACGCGCGGATGGAAGGCCTGGGCGTGGCCGTGGTCAACCCCGGCCGCGAGGTGATGGAGTGCACGCCCCTCGACGACTCCCCCGAGGCCTGGATCTCCGCCGAGCTCGTCAACGAGTTCACCCGGAAGAGTCGGGAGATCATGGACGGTCACCCGGTGAACCAACGCCGGCGCGCCGAGGGCAAGCCGCCCGGCAACGTCATTCTGGTGCGCGACGCGGGCGATCATCTGCCCCGGGTCCCTTCCATCAAGGACCGCTTCGGGGTCGAGATCGGCTGTTTCGTGGAGATGCCGGTCGAGCGCGGGATCGCCCGGCTGCTGGGGATGAGTATCATCGAAGTCCCGCCGAGCGCCAGGGATCGGGAGAGCGCCTACCGCACCTGGGCGCACCGCGCCGCGGAGGAGATCCGCCGCCACGGCGGCCTCTATCTGCACCTCAAAGGGCCCGATGAACCCGGCCACGACGGCGACTGCGCGGCCAAGCGCGACGTGATTGCGCTCATCGACCGGGCGTTCTTCGGCGAGCTGCTCCCCCGGATCGACCGCCGGGAGGTCATCCTGGCGGTCACGGCGGACCACGCCACCCCCTGCGCCCTGCGGGGTCACTCCGCCGACCCGGTTCCGCTGCTGATCGCCGGCCCCGGCGTGCAGCCCGACGCCACCACGGCTTTCGGCGAGCGGGAGGCGGCGAAAGGGGATCTCGGTCTGCTCTTCGGGGTGGACATCATGCCCCTGCTGGCGACCCTGGCCCGGGACTGA
- a CDS encoding D-alanine--D-alanine ligase yields the protein MRKLRVAVLMGGPSPERDVSIATGVQVVAALDPQRYRVLPVEITREGRWLPRSDLLTLPAGGAGEGLRLRRTDDEDRGAAGPCGRFVERDQVDVAFIAMHGPYGEDGTMQGLLELLGIPYTGSGVLASALAMDKLRSRQIFEWHRIPVPGYLSVTADLWRDRRHVHHQVERLLGYPCVVKPNAVGSSIGVSLVRGDGALDAAMEAALAHGPLALVEEYVAGVELTCGILDDPETRTPVPLPLIEVLPHAEFYTYEAKYSSGGSDHLIPARVSEDVAQRAQALAVRAYQALGCEGMGRVDMIARDHDIVVLEVNTIPGMTATSLLPDAAKAAGISFPELLDRIIRSALRRAGR from the coding sequence GTGAGGAAGTTGCGGGTTGCGGTGCTGATGGGAGGGCCCTCGCCCGAGCGCGACGTCTCGATCGCGACGGGCGTCCAGGTCGTCGCGGCGCTCGATCCGCAGCGGTACCGCGTCCTCCCTGTGGAGATCACCAGGGAGGGGAGGTGGTTGCCGCGGTCTGACCTGCTGACGCTTCCCGCCGGCGGTGCCGGGGAGGGTTTGCGCCTGCGGCGCACGGACGATGAAGACCGTGGGGCGGCCGGCCCCTGCGGCCGGTTCGTCGAGCGGGACCAGGTGGATGTCGCCTTCATCGCCATGCACGGGCCCTACGGCGAAGACGGCACGATGCAGGGGCTACTGGAACTCCTGGGCATCCCCTACACGGGTTCCGGCGTCCTGGCCAGCGCGCTGGCCATGGACAAACTGCGCAGCCGGCAGATCTTCGAGTGGCACCGCATCCCGGTTCCCGGCTATCTCAGCGTCACGGCCGATCTCTGGCGGGACCGCAGGCATGTCCACCACCAGGTGGAGCGGCTGCTCGGCTATCCCTGCGTGGTCAAGCCGAACGCGGTGGGCAGCAGCATCGGCGTCTCGCTGGTCCGCGGGGACGGCGCGCTGGACGCGGCGATGGAGGCGGCGCTGGCCCACGGCCCCCTCGCGCTCGTCGAGGAGTATGTCGCCGGGGTGGAGCTGACCTGCGGGATCCTCGACGATCCCGAGACCCGCACCCCCGTGCCCCTCCCGCTCATCGAGGTCCTCCCCCACGCCGAGTTCTACACCTATGAGGCGAAGTACAGCAGCGGCGGCAGCGACCACCTCATCCCCGCCCGGGTCAGCGAGGACGTGGCCCAGCGGGCCCAGGCCCTGGCCGTGCGGGCTTACCAGGCGCTGGGCTGCGAAGGGATGGGCCGTGTGGACATGATCGCGCGGGACCACGACATCGTCGTGCTCGAGGTCAACACCATCCCCGGCATGACGGCGACCAGCCTGCTGCCCGATGCGGCGAAGGCCGCCGGGATCTCCTTCCCGGAGCTGCTGGACCGGATCATCCGCTCCGCCCTGCGCCGGGCGGGACGGTGA
- a CDS encoding 5'-nucleotidase C-terminal domain-containing protein codes for MKRLRLSALIAMLLLLLGPAPSAVPQPSTLVVLHFNDDYQLSAVENGKLGGLDRLAGAVRRFRASERCTLLLFAGDLISPSVESSVFKGAQLIDGLNLLGVDAATLGNHEFDYGPAELQRRIGESKFPWVISNVFVAGARPFPGTRLYLIRNVCGVNVGIFGLLTPETETSSSPGATWFGDPIASARAVVSVIRRAGAERIIALTHLRVEDDERLLAAVPEVDLVIGGHEHDPLTRTVGGRLIAKAGSDAKWLGVTRVPLRGAPRAAHELVTIDEKTPADPAMAALLRRYADQLARDLEVVIGETTTPLDARNQTVRQQESALGNYIADVMRAAVAADVAITNGGGIRTNALFPPGPIRRRDVFAWLPFGNVIVKVAVRGTAIRSALENGVSQWQQVGGRFPQVSGLTYSFNPDRTVGSRLLEIRVGGRPLDDAATYTVATNDFMLRGGDGYAMLASGEVLVGPSGGPLMVTAVIEAIQRARTISPRPEGRITISR; via the coding sequence ATGAAGCGCCTGCGGCTTTCCGCTCTCATCGCCATGCTGCTCTTGCTGCTCGGGCCGGCGCCGTCCGCCGTTCCTCAGCCGTCGACGCTGGTCGTCCTGCACTTCAACGACGACTACCAGTTGAGCGCCGTGGAGAACGGCAAGCTGGGCGGTCTGGACCGCCTGGCCGGAGCCGTGCGGCGGTTCCGGGCCAGCGAGCGGTGCACGCTGCTGCTCTTTGCCGGCGACCTGATCTCACCCTCGGTGGAGTCGTCGGTGTTCAAAGGGGCGCAGCTCATCGACGGGTTGAACCTCCTCGGCGTGGACGCAGCCACTCTAGGCAACCACGAGTTCGACTACGGACCGGCCGAGCTGCAAAGGCGGATTGGCGAATCGAAGTTCCCGTGGGTGATCTCGAACGTCTTCGTGGCCGGCGCGCGGCCCTTTCCCGGCACGCGGCTGTATCTCATCCGCAACGTCTGCGGCGTCAACGTCGGCATCTTCGGCCTGCTCACGCCTGAGACCGAGACCTCGTCGTCGCCGGGGGCAACCTGGTTCGGAGATCCGATTGCCTCCGCCCGCGCCGTTGTGTCCGTGATACGGCGGGCCGGCGCGGAGCGCATCATCGCCCTGACCCACCTGCGGGTCGAGGACGATGAGCGCCTGCTCGCCGCCGTCCCGGAGGTCGATCTCGTCATCGGCGGGCACGAGCACGATCCGTTGACGCGTACCGTGGGCGGACGCCTGATCGCCAAAGCCGGCTCGGATGCGAAGTGGCTCGGGGTGACGCGCGTGCCCCTGCGGGGCGCGCCGCGGGCCGCCCACGAGCTGGTCACCATCGACGAGAAGACCCCGGCCGATCCGGCGATGGCCGCGCTTCTCAGGCGTTACGCGGATCAGCTGGCCAGGGACCTGGAGGTCGTGATCGGCGAGACGACCACACCCCTGGATGCCCGCAACCAGACGGTGCGCCAGCAGGAGTCGGCGCTTGGAAACTACATCGCGGACGTGATGCGCGCCGCAGTGGCCGCCGACGTGGCGATCACGAACGGCGGCGGGATCCGCACGAACGCGCTCTTCCCGCCGGGACCGATCCGCCGGCGCGACGTCTTCGCCTGGTTGCCCTTCGGCAACGTCATCGTGAAGGTGGCGGTGCGTGGGACGGCGATCCGATCCGCCCTGGAGAACGGGGTCAGCCAGTGGCAGCAGGTCGGCGGGCGCTTCCCCCAGGTGTCCGGTCTGACGTACAGCTTCAACCCCGACCGCACCGTCGGCTCGCGCCTCCTGGAGATCCGCGTCGGCGGACGCCCGCTGGACGACGCGGCCACCTACACGGTGGCGACGAACGACTTCATGCTGCGCGGCGGCGACGGCTACGCGATGCTGGCCTCGGGCGAGGTCCTGGTCGGCCCATCGGGCGGCCCGCTGATGGTGACCGCCGTCATCGAGGCCATCCAGCGCGCCCGGACCATCAGCCCGCGGCCGGAGGGCCGCATCACCATCAGCCGCTGA
- a CDS encoding MFS transporter, with protein MTDVGLILAARGIRTFAYGYLSVLLGVYLEQIGVAPWQVGALLTTTLAGSAVLTLGLSAAADRWGRRPMLMASALLMAASGAAFAATARYPLLILASLTGTIGVTSGEVGPFLSLEQATLTQAARPERRNAAFGWYNTVGALSGALGALFAGTPALLQAWLGWSSTAALRVMFVLYAAIGLVGFLLFARLSAAVEVASGSGAAASARGMPARGGLGRSRAHVLRLAALFGLDSLAGGFVVQSLIAFWFHLRWGAGPEVLGPIFLGVGLLQAVSFLIAARLADRFGLINTMVFTHLPSNVLLMLIPAAPTLSSAVILLLARHALSQMDVPTRQSYVMAVVDPEERNRAAAVTHVVRNAAQAVTPIVSGYAMQGAALGLPFVVGGALKSAYDIILYVQFRHLRPPEERAPRR; from the coding sequence GTGACCGACGTCGGGCTGATCCTGGCGGCCCGGGGAATCCGCACCTTCGCCTACGGGTATCTCAGTGTGCTGCTCGGGGTCTACCTGGAGCAGATCGGTGTTGCGCCCTGGCAGGTCGGCGCCCTCCTGACCACGACCCTCGCCGGCTCCGCCGTCCTCACCCTCGGCCTCTCCGCCGCCGCCGACCGCTGGGGACGTCGCCCGATGCTGATGGCGAGCGCGCTGCTCATGGCGGCCTCCGGGGCTGCCTTCGCCGCAACCGCACGCTATCCGCTGCTGATCCTGGCCTCGCTCACCGGCACGATCGGCGTCACCTCCGGCGAGGTCGGCCCGTTTCTGTCCCTGGAGCAGGCCACCCTGACCCAGGCGGCGCGGCCGGAGCGGCGCAACGCCGCCTTCGGCTGGTACAACACGGTGGGAGCACTCAGCGGCGCCCTCGGTGCGCTCTTCGCCGGAACTCCCGCCCTGCTCCAGGCTTGGCTGGGATGGAGCTCCACGGCGGCGCTGCGGGTCATGTTCGTGCTCTACGCCGCGATCGGGCTGGTCGGATTCCTGCTCTTCGCGCGGCTCTCGGCGGCCGTTGAGGTGGCCTCCGGCAGCGGCGCTGCCGCGTCCGCCCGGGGGATGCCGGCGCGGGGCGGTCTGGGTCGTTCCCGGGCCCACGTCCTGCGCCTGGCCGCGCTCTTCGGCCTCGACTCGCTGGCCGGCGGCTTCGTCGTGCAGAGTCTGATCGCCTTCTGGTTCCATCTGCGCTGGGGCGCGGGCCCTGAGGTGCTCGGTCCCATCTTCCTCGGTGTCGGCCTGCTCCAGGCGGTCTCCTTCCTCATCGCGGCGCGGCTCGCGGACCGATTCGGGCTGATCAACACCATGGTCTTCACACACCTGCCGAGCAACGTCTTGTTGATGCTCATCCCCGCGGCGCCGACGCTGTCCTCTGCCGTGATCCTGCTGCTGGCCCGTCACGCCCTCTCCCAGATGGACGTCCCGACGCGGCAAAGTTACGTCATGGCGGTGGTTGATCCCGAGGAACGGAACCGCGCCGCAGCGGTGACCCACGTCGTCCGCAACGCGGCGCAGGCCGTGACCCCCATCGTCTCCGGGTACGCGATGCAGGGGGCGGCGCTCGGGCTGCCCTTCGTCGTCGGCGGCGCGTTGAAGAGCGCCTATGATATCATCCTCTACGTGCAGTTCCGTCATCTCCGCCCGCCCGAGGAACGCGCGCCGCGGCGATGA